CGAACGGATTTCGGCAATCCCTTACGATTCGCGACGGATTCGTGAGCGCCACGACAGCATCGCTCCCGCGACGCTGAGCGCGGCGGCCACCGCCAGCGCGGCGGCCGGATGCGCGTCGAGCGCGGCCGCGACGCCGGGCCAGGCCGGAAGGACCCACAGGGCGACCAGGTTGTTGCACAGGTGGGCCGCGATGGCCGGGATCGCGGAATCGGCTGCCAGCGCGATGGCACCGAGGACCGCTCCGAACAGCGCCGCCGGCACCATCCGCTCGGGCGGCCAGTGCAGCGCCGCGAACAGCGCGGCGGTCGAACCGACCGCGGCGGCTGCGCCGATCGCGGGCCGCAGCGCCCGCGCGACCGCGCCGCGGACCAGCAGCTCTTCGCACACCGCGGGTACGAGCGCGACCGCGACCACGCGCGTCGCGGCCGGCGCGTCGGCCCACGGCAGCGCGCGCTCGACTTCCCGCAGCCGCTCGGAATCGGCGCCCAGTCGATCCAGAATCGGCACCGACACGGCGAGGTTCACCAGCCAAAAGCTCGCGCCGACGAGCACGGCGCCGGCGACGGCGGCGGGCCTGGGCGCGCGCAGGCCGAGGCCGTCGCGCAGACGGGCACCCCGCGCCGCGGTCCACACCACCGGAGGCCCGGCGAAGAACAACACCTGGGCCAGGGCCACGCCGGCGGCGGTCGGCGGCAGAGCGGCGCCGGCGACGAACCACAGCGCGAGCGCCGCGCAGAACACCGCGACCGCTTCGCGCGCCGGCAGCGGCGCGGTCAGCCTCGCCATCGCTGCGCGATCGGCACGCGGCGGCCGAATCCGAACGCCTTCGTGGTGATCTTGAGCCCGGGCGCGGCCTGGCGCCGTTTGTATTCGCTGCGCTGGACCAGGTCGACCACGCGGTCGACCGTGGCGCGGTCGACCGCGCCGGTGGCCGCGATCTCGTCCCGGCTCATGTTTCGTTCGACATACAACTCGACGATGTGGTCGAGGACGTCGTACGGCGGGAGCGAGTCCTGGTCGGTCTGGCCGGGGCGCAGCTCGGCGCTCGGCGGTTTCGTCAGCGTGGACTCGGGGATGATCGGCCGGCCGGCTTGCCGGTTGACTTCGCGCGCGAGCGCGTACACGAGCGTCTTGGGCACGTCGCTGATGACCGCGAGGCCGCCGGACATGTCGCCGTACAGCGTGCAATAGCCGACCGCCAACTCGCTCTTGTTGCCGGTCGACAGCAGCAGGTGACCGAACTTGTTCGACAGCGCCATGAGGATGACGCCGCGCAAGCGCGCTTGCAGGTTCTCCTCGGTCACGTCGGGCGGGCGGCCGTCGAACGCGGGTTCGAGCAGC
This genomic window from Deltaproteobacteria bacterium contains:
- a CDS encoding CPBP family intramembrane metalloprotease, whose amino-acid sequence is MARLTAPLPAREAVAVFCAALALWFVAGAALPPTAAGVALAQVLFFAGPPVVWTAARGARLRDGLGLRAPRPAAVAGAVLVGASFWLVNLAVSVPILDRLGADSERLREVERALPWADAPAATRVVAVALVPAVCEELLVRGAVARALRPAIGAAAAVGSTAALFAALHWPPERMVPAALFGAVLGAIALAADSAIPAIAAHLCNNLVALWVLPAWPGVAAALDAHPAAALAVAAALSVAGAMLSWRSRIRRES